In one window of Solanum pennellii chromosome 2, SPENNV200 DNA:
- the LOC107011883 gene encoding CDPK-related kinase 5, translated as MGACTSRPSNYSGDSNGNRDTLPVKSTPNNNEDDNSHQQERTKKDEADVGKKSPFFPFYSPSPAHYLFSKKSPLRSPANASTNSTPRRFFKRPFPPPSPAKHIRAVLARRHGSVKPNESAISEVNETEVGGGGGGGAGLDKSFGFSKNFGNKYELGEEVGRGHFGYTCKAKFRKGEVKGQEVAVKVIPKSKMTTAIAIEDVRREVKILRALTGHSNLVKFYDSYEDHTNVYIVMELCEGGELLDRILSRGGKYSEDDAKTVMIQILKVVAFCHLQGVVHRDLKPENFLFTSKEENAQLKAIDFGLSDFVKPDERLNDIVGSAYYVAPEVLHRSYSTEADVWSIGVIAYILLCGSRPFWARTESGIFRSVLKADPSFEEQPWPTLSSEAKDFVKRLLNKDPRKRMTAAQALGHPWIKNSHNIEVPLDILIFKLMKAYMRSSALRKAALRALSKTLTVDELFYLKEQFALLQPSKNGTISFDNVKTALMKHATDAMKEARIHDFLASLNALQYRRMDFEEFCAAALSVHQLEAFDRWEQHARCAYEIFEKEGNRAIMIEELASELGLSPSVPVHAVLHDWLRHTDGKLSFLGFAKLLHGVSSRSIAKVQ; from the exons ATGGGTGCTTGTACTTCTAGACCCTCAAATTATTCCGGCGACAGTAATGGCAACAGAGACACACTTCCGGTGAAATCTACTCCGAACAATAATGAGGACGATAACAGTCATCAGCAGGAAAGGACGAAAAAGGACGAAGCTGATGTAGGTAAAAAGTCACCTTTTTTCCCTTTCTACAGTCCTAGTCCGGCGCATTATTTGTTCTCCAAGAAATCTCCGTTGAGATCTCCGGCGAATGCCAGCACTAATTCTACTCCTCGAAGGTTTTTTAAACGGCCATTTCCTCCGCCGTCTCCGGCGAAACACATCCGTGCTGTGTTGGCTCGGCGACACGGCTCTGTGAAACCGAATGAGTCTGCGATTTCCGAAGTAAATGAAACGGAGGTTGGCGGCGGTGGTGGAGGCGGGGCGGGGCTTGATAAGAGTTTTGGATTTTCGAAGAATTTTGGGAACAAGTATGAGCTGGGAGAGGAAGTTGGAAGAGGGCATTTTGGATATACTTGTAAAGCTAAGTTCAGGAAAGGTGAAGTTAAAGGACAAGAAGTTGCTGTAAAAGTCATCCCCAAATCAAAG ATGACTACTGCAATAGCCATTGAGGATGTGAGAAGAGAGGTGAAGATATTAAGAGCTTTGACAGGACATAGcaatttagtaaaattttatgattCATATGAAGACCACACCAATGTCTACATAGTCATGGA GCTGTGTGAAGGAGGTGAGCTTTTGGATAGAATACTCTCTAG AGGTGGAAAGTACTCGGAGGATGATGCAAAGACTGTAATGATACAAATACTGAAAGTTGTAGCATTTTGCCACCTTCAAGGTGTGGTACACCGGGATCTTAAGCCAGAG AATTTTTTATTCACGTCTAAAGAGGAAAATGCACAACTTAAAGCAATAGACTTTGGACTTTCTGATTTTGTGAAGCCAG ATGAAAGACTTAATGATATAGTTGGTAGTGCATATTATGTTGCGCCCGAGGTTCTACATAGATCTTATAGTACAGAGGCTGATGTTTGGAGTATAGGTGTCATAGCATATATCCTATTGTGTGGAAGCCGTCCTTTTTGGGCTCGAACTGAATCTGGGATATTTAGGTCTGTCCTCAAAGCTGATCCAAGTTTTGAAGAACAGCCCTGGCCTACATTATCTTCTGAGGCGAAAGACTTTGTGAAACGTCTATTGAATAAGGATCCCCGGAAAAGAATGACTGCAGCTCAGGCTTTGG GTCATCCATGGATAAAGAATAGTCACAACATAGAAGTGCCTTTGGATATTCTGATATTCAAACTGATGAAGGCTTACATGCGGTCCTCTGCTCTTAGGAAAGCTGCACTACGG GCTTTGTCAAAGACATTGACAGTAGATGAGCTATTCTATTTGAAGGAGCAGTTTGCACTGCTACAACCAAGCAAAAATGGCACCATAAGCTTTGACAATGTTAAAACG GCCCTGATGAAACATGCAACAGATGCAATGAAAGAAGCTCGCATCCATGATTTTCTTGCATCG CTTAATGCGCTGCAGTACAGGAGGATGGATTTTGAAGAATTTTGTGCTGCTGCATTAAGTGTTCATCAGCTTGAGGCTTTTGATCGTTGGGAACAACATGCACGTTGTGCCTATGAAATCTTTGAGAAGGAAGGCAATAGGGCCATTATGATAGAAGAATTAGCTTCG GAACTTGGTCTTAGCCCTTCGGTTCCTGTCCATGCTGTTCTACATGACTGGCTCAGGCACACTGACGGAAAGCTCAGTTTTCTTGGTTTTGCAAAGTTGTTGCATGGAGTGTCTAGCCGTTCAATTGCAAAAGTTCAATGA
- the LOC107009297 gene encoding LOW QUALITY PROTEIN: zinc finger CCCH domain-containing protein 62 (The sequence of the model RefSeq protein was modified relative to this genomic sequence to represent the inferred CDS: inserted 1 base in 1 codon), with protein MMERSRAKRIVIEISSSSEQENGDDEEGGESSEESVQILESDDGFDAACTYDFDDSASSESNGDSEDEEEDESSRSEEHDDEDIQEEGEASGSERVLQLLQGGGELRKLREGLGKLALTDYKAYLRSNGLRLSGTKEECIQRIIEHWRIKDGNGQRQYPRSSFTINCTGDVCKGDVVLFQQKVYEKFEKMKRGGEQSGKRTIAGRIVKESYGAAKQQHTFTVEVLWSEGVKQLPPLFPLLVKGRNLYKMKTFRQRWRDEEERLEVLGEKHKRGDAARFIRATRKSKSTKPTKASSKNKGNKRQKLDRHMRPSKMMQTSNVKKHNHSIDERGKAMAGSKRTKNHQRKPHPPGRLNLAEASNSKPPMRNPSFVPAIRETSLQFNYPPANNFRQFESYSYSQRIPYXHSSNWCSAPRSHLGSHSSYTLPVPEHQHYGHGSYPNSSYARYVSQSNNYPCPPGMLGIDRSSDSIPFVNYERRWNS; from the exons ATGATGGAAAGGAGTAGGGCAAAACGTATTGTCATTGAGATTTCCTCTTCTTCCGAGCAAGAAAATGGTGACGATGAAGAAGGAGGAGAAAGTTCAGAAGAATCAGTACAAATATTAGAATCGGATGACGGTTTTGATGCCGCTTGTACATATGATTTTGACGACTCCGCCTCAAG CGAGAGCAACGGTGATTCCGAAGATGAGGAGGAAGACGAGTCTTCCCGGTCTGAAGAACATGATGATGAGGATATCCAAGAGGAAGGTGAGGCATCGGGTAGCGAAAGAGTGCTTCAGCTTCTCCAAG GTGGTGGAGAATTGAGGAAGCTAAGGGAAGGATTGGGGAAGCTCGCTTTGACGGACTATAAAGCATATTTGCGATCAAATGGATTGAGGTTATCAGGTACAAAAGAAGAATGTATACAGAGGATCATAGAGCACTGGAG GATTAAAGATGGAAATGGTCAAAGACAATATCCCAGATCGTCTTTTACCATAAACTGCACTG GTGACGTATGTAAAGGAGATGTTGTATTATTTCAACAGAAAGTGTACGAGAA GTTTGAAAAGATGAAAAGGGGTGGAGAACAATCAGGGAAGAGAACCATTGCTGGTAGGATTGTCAAGGAGAGCTATGGCGCTGCCAAACAGCAGCATACCTTTACG GTTGAGGTGTTATGGAGCGAAGGGGTTAAACAATTACCTCCACTTTTTCCATTGCTTGTGAAGGGACGAAACCTTTATAAGATGAAGACTTTCAGACAG AGATGGAGGGATGAAGAGGAAAGACTAGAAGTGCTCGGAGAGAAGCACAAACGTGGAGATGCAGCGAGATTTATTAGAGCAACcagaaaatcaaaatcaacaaaACCGACAAAAGCATCCTCTAAAAACAAAG GTAACAAGCGCCAGAAACTTGATCGTCATATGAGGCCAAGCAAAATGATGCAGACAAGCaatgtaaaaaaacataatcattCTATTGATGAACGTGGGAAAGCAATGGCAGGAAGTAAAAGAACGAAAAACCACCAGCGAAAGCCTCATCCACCAGGAAGATTGAATTTGGCAGAGGCCAGTAACAGTAAACCCCCTATGAGGAATCCAAGCTTTGTGCCTGCCATTAGGGAGACCTCATTGCAGTTCAATTATCCTCCAGCAAATAATTTTCGCCAATTTGAGTCATATTCTTACAGCCAAAGAATACCAT CGCATTCATCTAACTGGTGTTCAGCGCCAAGATCACATTTAGGCTCTCACTCCTCTTATACTTTGCCAGTTCCAGAGCATCAACATTATGGTCATGGAAGTTATCCAAATTCTTCATACGCTAGGTATGTATCTCAGTCTAACAATTATCCGTGTCCCCCTGGCATGTTGGGTATTGATAGATCATCTGACTCAATCCCATTCGTAAACTATGAACGTAGATGGAACTCTTAG
- the LOC107009293 gene encoding uncharacterized protein LOC107009293 isoform X1, giving the protein MEAEYFPPKQDVILQNEAPTDLYIIVSGAVEFIAQIEGLEQTIGKAVAGEIFGEIGVLCGRPQPFAVRTTEISQILRLNRTSLMNILRANPEDERIIMNNLLMKMRTMASSASSRGIAAIVGVGPNLGRSIARKFAHEGYTVAILARDLDRLSRFADEIAREEKAQVFAIRIDCSDLRSVREAFEGVLSLGFVEVLVYNAYQPVSWNPTNFTDIKVEQFEKSIAVSSVGAFHCAQQVLPGMVERGRGTILFSGCSASLNGIAGYSELCCGKFAMRGLSECLAREFQPLGIHVAHVIIHGIVAAPRGANSQQSVGRDGLMDPDALAQTYWYLHIQDRSAWTQEIDLHPFSQRYM; this is encoded by the exons ATGGAAGCTGAATACTTCCCTCCGAAGCAAGACGTAATTTTGCAGAATGAGGCACCAACTGATCTGTATATAATAGTTTCAGGAGCAGTG GAATTTATAGCACAGATTGAAGGGCTAGAGCAA ACAATTGGAAAAGCTGTTGCAGGAGAAATATTTGGAGAAATAGGTGTTTTATGTGGGAGACCACAGCCATTTGCTGTTCGAACAACCGAGATTTCTCAGATTCTAAGGCTAAACAGGACATCATTGATGAACATTCTTCGAGCAAATCCAGAAGATGAACGGATTATTATGAACAATCTATTGATG AAGATGCGTACCATGGCGAGTTCCGCCTCATCCAGAGGCATAGCCGCCATTGTGGGCGTTGGGCCTAATCTTGGACGCTCTATCGCTCGCAAGTTCGCCCATGAAGGCTATACAGTTGCTATACTCGCCCGTGACTTGG ATAGATTATCTAGATTTGCTGATGAGATAGCGAGAGAAGAGAAGGCGCAGGTATTTGCTATCCGAATCGATTGCTCCGATTTACGAAGCGTTCGAGAGGCATTTGAGGGAGTTCTATCACTGGGTTTTGTGGAAGTCCTGGTTTACAATGCATATCAGCCAGTATCTTGGAATCCCACTAATTTTACCGACATTAAAGTCGAACAATTTGAAAAATCTATCGCCGTCTCTTCCGTCGGCGCCTTCCACTGCGCTCAACAG gtACTACCAGGAATGGTGGAAAGAGGAAGAGGGACGATTCTGTTTAGTGGTTGCTCAGCTTCTCTGAATGGCATTGCCGGCTACTCCGAATTAT GCTGTGGAAAGTTTGCAATGAGAGGGTTATCCGAATGCCTGGCAAGAGAGTTCCAGCCACTTGGAATACATGTGGCACATGTCATCATCCACGGCATCGTCGCCGCACCTCG GGGGGCCAATTCACAGCAAAGCGTAGGAAGGGATGGATTGATGGACCCAGACGCGCTGGCCCAGACCTACTGGTACTTGCACATTCAAGATAGATCTGCTTGGACCCAAGAGATTGATCTTCATCCTTTCAGCCAAAGATATATGTAG
- the LOC107009293 gene encoding uncharacterized protein LOC107009293 isoform X2, giving the protein MEAEYFPPKQDVILQNEAPTDLYIIVSGAVEFIAQIEGLEQTIGKAVAGEIFGEIGVLCGRPQPFAVRTTEISQILRLNRTSLMNILRANPEDERIIMNNLLMKMRTMASSASSRGIAAIVGVGPNLGRSIARKFAHEGYTVAILARDLDRLSRFADEIAREEKAQVFAIRIDCSDLRSVREAFEGVLSLGFVEVLVYNAYQPVSWNPTNFTDIKVEQFEKSIAVSSVGAFHCAQQVLPGMVERGRGTILFSGCSASLNGIAGYSELCCGKFAMRGLSECLAREFQPLGIHVAHVIIHGIVAAPRLANCRELCMQGGQFTAKRRKGWIDGPRRAGPDLLVLAHSR; this is encoded by the exons ATGGAAGCTGAATACTTCCCTCCGAAGCAAGACGTAATTTTGCAGAATGAGGCACCAACTGATCTGTATATAATAGTTTCAGGAGCAGTG GAATTTATAGCACAGATTGAAGGGCTAGAGCAA ACAATTGGAAAAGCTGTTGCAGGAGAAATATTTGGAGAAATAGGTGTTTTATGTGGGAGACCACAGCCATTTGCTGTTCGAACAACCGAGATTTCTCAGATTCTAAGGCTAAACAGGACATCATTGATGAACATTCTTCGAGCAAATCCAGAAGATGAACGGATTATTATGAACAATCTATTGATG AAGATGCGTACCATGGCGAGTTCCGCCTCATCCAGAGGCATAGCCGCCATTGTGGGCGTTGGGCCTAATCTTGGACGCTCTATCGCTCGCAAGTTCGCCCATGAAGGCTATACAGTTGCTATACTCGCCCGTGACTTGG ATAGATTATCTAGATTTGCTGATGAGATAGCGAGAGAAGAGAAGGCGCAGGTATTTGCTATCCGAATCGATTGCTCCGATTTACGAAGCGTTCGAGAGGCATTTGAGGGAGTTCTATCACTGGGTTTTGTGGAAGTCCTGGTTTACAATGCATATCAGCCAGTATCTTGGAATCCCACTAATTTTACCGACATTAAAGTCGAACAATTTGAAAAATCTATCGCCGTCTCTTCCGTCGGCGCCTTCCACTGCGCTCAACAG gtACTACCAGGAATGGTGGAAAGAGGAAGAGGGACGATTCTGTTTAGTGGTTGCTCAGCTTCTCTGAATGGCATTGCCGGCTACTCCGAATTAT GCTGTGGAAAGTTTGCAATGAGAGGGTTATCCGAATGCCTGGCAAGAGAGTTCCAGCCACTTGGAATACATGTGGCACATGTCATCATCCACGGCATCGTCGCCGCACCTCG ATTAGCCAACTGTCGTGAGTTGTGTATGCAGGGGGGCCAATTCACAGCAAAGCGTAGGAAGGGATGGATTGATGGACCCAGACGCGCTGGCCCAGACCTACTGGTACTTGCACATTCAAGATAG